CGCTCGTCGCGAACGACTACATGAACGCAGAAGTCATCCGCTTCGACGGCGGCATCCGCTTCCAGCCCAAGTAAGGCAGGTCCCGTGTCTGACGAAGTGCTCGTCGAGGAGTCCGGCAATGTGGCGATCCTCACCATCAACCGCCCCCAGGCGCGCAACGCCATCAACGGCGCGGTGGCGAGGGGCGTCGCCGAGGCGCTGGACGCGCTGGACGCCCGTCCTGACATCTCCGCTTACGTCCTGACCGGCGCCGGCGGCACGTTCTCCGCCGGCATGGACCTCAAGGGGTTCCTGTCCGGCGACTTCCCCGTCGTCGAGGGCCGCGGGTTCGGCGGGCTGACCGAGGCGCCGCCGAAGAAGCCGCTGGTGGCCGCCGTCGAGGGGTACGCGCTGGCGGGCGGGTTCGAGCTGGCGCTGGCCTGTGACGTCATCGTGGCCTCCTCCGCCTCGAAGTTCGGCCTGCCGGAGCCCAAGCGCGGGCTGGTGGCGGGCGCGGGCGGGATCATGCGGCTGCCGCGGCGGATCCCGTACCACGTGGCCATGGAGATGGCCCTGACCGGCGACCACTACGAGGCCGCCCGCCTGTACGAGCTCGGCCTGGTCAACCGGATCACCGAGCCGGGCGCGGCCCTGGAGGGCGCGCTGGAGCTGGCCAAGAAGATCGCCGCCAACGCCCCGCTGGCACTCGCCGCGACCAAGAAGGTCGTCATCGAGTCCCAGGACTGGTCGCTGGAGGAGATGTTCGAGAAGCAGGGTGCGATCATCAACCCGGTCTTCGGCTCGAAGGACGCCATGGAGGGCGCCGCCGCTTTCGCCGAGAAGCGCGCGCCCCGGTGGAAGGGCGAATGACCGGTCCCCTCCCGTCCGCCAAGGAACGGGAGGGGTCTCCTTTAGCGCGCGCATAGCTCTGCCTGGATACGGTAAAGAAAGAGGAGACAAGTTACCGGGAGAGCGCAT
The nucleotide sequence above comes from Nonomuraea gerenzanensis. Encoded proteins:
- a CDS encoding crotonase/enoyl-CoA hydratase family protein, whose amino-acid sequence is MSDEVLVEESGNVAILTINRPQARNAINGAVARGVAEALDALDARPDISAYVLTGAGGTFSAGMDLKGFLSGDFPVVEGRGFGGLTEAPPKKPLVAAVEGYALAGGFELALACDVIVASSASKFGLPEPKRGLVAGAGGIMRLPRRIPYHVAMEMALTGDHYEAARLYELGLVNRITEPGAALEGALELAKKIAANAPLALAATKKVVIESQDWSLEEMFEKQGAIINPVFGSKDAMEGAAAFAEKRAPRWKGE